From a region of the Mucilaginibacter sp. PAMB04168 genome:
- a CDS encoding DEAD/DEAH box helicase family protein — protein sequence MQDKLVFKTQSLVLNINPVVNPLTFPLDEWDRFLDILCVDRTYQKQAIITAIKYLFSGRYKSIESLVDENYNQNSELRERYKTIEDYKKDIQLPNKLSGTLDLATGTGKSFVMYGIAQIALGLGLIDKVIVLCPSLTIERGLTDKFNHLNNDPVLAASIPDSAVIKSANIIDASKTIFPGDICVENIHAVYSKNRTSIFDSLGFNKGEKCLVLSDEVHHAYNTIEGSTDEQKAIKKWKSFLTDTSYNFRYILGFTGTAYINNEYFNDVIYRFSLNAAIESNFVKTVFYTAKDEIDEETIKFQKIYQIHNSHKEVYQKIKPLTLLITRDIRLAKQFKEEFCGFISKTEGIPYDDVSNKKVLIVTSAKEHETNVKVHLPTIDQKENTFEWIISVSMLTEGWDVKNVLQIVPMQERAFDSKLLIAQVLGRGLRLPDDYKNAKVTVYNHDSWSGRIKNLVNEILEYEVKIVSSSLSEGDRANYHFTLHNFDYERTTTLVPTKETAVFNYEDEFIKLQSQTAEFPTYTEFESFKGEILTRTFNVRKETDTVANVVNHIYEAFRSLKYEGIALKLRDGEFTTQQIPKSTIERIIRNSMEAKKIDGDELTKVNKNAILSAFGTLLRKKPKSLITVRKPNPYFEISTLNRGIESTSLGNLRRDTTVFYTNDYASEIVDVKTGQSFDDIKEDRAFRGNFIDVIPFLFKTPVDIVFTSSEPEEKFVGYLCKKDNAAKITSWIKSKNQSFYEIEFSLTKASSSHTKPQQKFNPDFLILIRESGFDNIIVVEIKEDGADSDINKAKFKYATEHFRDLNKALKDAGINQNYIFHFLSPSNYIEFFDHLRSGKLVKNEFTSELDNLLDS from the coding sequence AGATTATAAAAAAGATATTCAATTGCCCAACAAGCTGTCAGGAACACTTGACTTAGCAACTGGGACGGGAAAAAGTTTTGTGATGTATGGCATTGCTCAAATCGCTTTAGGATTGGGCCTTATTGATAAAGTGATTGTCTTATGTCCTTCGTTGACAATAGAAAGGGGTTTAACCGATAAATTCAATCATTTAAATAATGACCCAGTTTTAGCAGCCTCAATACCAGATTCAGCAGTTATTAAAAGTGCTAATATAATTGATGCCTCTAAAACAATTTTCCCAGGGGATATTTGCGTTGAAAATATTCATGCAGTTTATTCAAAAAACCGAACTTCTATTTTTGATAGTTTAGGTTTCAATAAAGGCGAAAAATGTTTAGTATTAAGTGATGAAGTTCACCACGCCTATAACACAATTGAAGGAAGTACCGATGAACAAAAGGCCATAAAAAAATGGAAAAGCTTTTTAACAGATACAAGTTATAACTTCCGCTATATTTTAGGCTTTACTGGTACAGCTTATATCAATAATGAGTACTTTAATGATGTTATCTATAGATTTTCTCTTAATGCAGCAATAGAAAGTAATTTTGTAAAAACCGTATTTTACACGGCAAAGGACGAAATAGATGAAGAAACTATAAAGTTTCAAAAAATATATCAAATACATAATTCACATAAGGAAGTCTATCAAAAAATAAAGCCCTTAACGCTTTTAATCACCAGGGACATAAGATTAGCAAAACAATTTAAAGAGGAATTTTGCGGATTTATTTCAAAAACAGAAGGTATTCCCTATGATGATGTAAGTAATAAAAAGGTTCTTATTGTCACATCCGCAAAAGAGCATGAAACTAATGTTAAGGTTCACTTGCCAACCATTGACCAAAAAGAAAATACTTTTGAATGGATAATATCTGTATCAATGTTAACGGAAGGTTGGGATGTAAAGAATGTTTTGCAGATCGTGCCGATGCAGGAAAGGGCGTTTGATTCCAAATTGCTAATAGCCCAAGTATTAGGCCGAGGGTTGCGACTGCCTGATGATTATAAAAATGCAAAGGTTACTGTATATAATCATGATAGTTGGAGCGGTCGCATTAAGAATCTGGTTAACGAAATATTAGAATATGAAGTTAAGATCGTGAGCAGCAGTTTGTCAGAAGGAGATAGGGCGAACTATCACTTTACACTACATAATTTTGATTATGAACGAACAACTACCTTAGTTCCAACAAAGGAAACCGCAGTATTCAATTACGAAGATGAATTTATTAAGCTGCAATCTCAAACAGCAGAATTTCCTACATATACAGAATTTGAAAGTTTTAAGGGGGAAATACTTACGAGAACTTTTAATGTTAGAAAGGAAACGGATACTGTAGCAAATGTTGTAAACCACATTTATGAAGCGTTTAGAAGCCTTAAGTATGAAGGCATAGCATTAAAATTGCGGGATGGTGAATTTACCACTCAGCAAATACCAAAGTCTACTATTGAAAGGATTATTAGAAATTCAATGGAAGCTAAAAAAATTGACGGTGACGAATTAACGAAAGTCAATAAAAATGCGATTCTTTCTGCTTTTGGAACTTTATTACGGAAAAAACCAAAGAGTTTAATTACTGTTAGAAAGCCTAATCCTTATTTTGAAATATCCACTTTAAACCGGGGCATCGAATCGACTTCCTTAGGTAATTTGCGAAGAGACACGACTGTTTTTTATACTAATGATTATGCTTCGGAGATTGTTGACGTTAAAACCGGGCAATCATTTGATGATATAAAAGAGGATAGGGCATTTCGTGGAAATTTTATTGACGTTATACCGTTTCTTTTCAAAACGCCAGTTGACATTGTTTTTACCAGTAGTGAACCAGAGGAAAAATTTGTAGGCTATTTATGTAAAAAGGATAATGCAGCAAAAATTACGTCATGGATTAAATCTAAGAATCAGAGCTTTTATGAAATTGAATTTAGCTTGACCAAAGCTTCCAGTTCACATACCAAGCCACAGCAAAAGTTTAATCCTGATTTTTTAATTTTAATACGTGAAAGCGGTTTTGATAATATTATCGTTGTTGAAATTAAGGAGGATGGTGCAGACAGTGATATCAACAAAGCAAAATTTAAATATGCAACTGAACATTTTAGGGATTTGAATAAAGCCCTAAAAGACGCAGGAATTAATCAAAATTACATCTTTCATTTTCTAAGCCCTTCAAATTATATCGAGTTCTTTGATCACCTTCGTAGTGGCAAACTTGTAAAGAATGAGTTTACAAGCGAGTTGGATAATTTATTGGATAGTTAA